In one Mus caroli chromosome 14, CAROLI_EIJ_v1.1, whole genome shotgun sequence genomic region, the following are encoded:
- the Pnp gene encoding purine nucleoside phosphorylase, with amino-acid sequence MENEFTYEDYETTAKWLRDHTKYRPQVAVICGSGLGGLTAHLKEAQIFDYNEIPNFPQSTVQGHAGRLVFGLLNGRSCVMMQGRFHMYEGYSLSKVTFPVRVFRLLGVETLVVTNAAGGLNPNFEVGDIMLIRDHINLPGFSGQNPLRGPNDERFGVRFPAMSDAYDRDMRQKAFTAWQQMGEQRKLQEGTYVMLAGPNFETVAESRLLKMLGADAVGMSTVPEVIVARHCGLRVFGFSLITNKVVMDYENLAKANHMEVLDAGKAAAQTLERFVSILMESIPLPECGS; translated from the exons GTTCACATATGAAGATTATGAGACCACCGCCAAGTGGCTTCGGGATCACACTAAATATAGACCTCAAGTGGCAGTGATCTGTGGTTCCGGCTTAGGAGGGCTAACTGCTCACTTAAAGGAGGCTCAGATCTTTGACTACAATGAGATACCCAACTTTCCCCAAAGCACAG TGCAAGGTCACGCAGGCCGACTGGTGTTTGGATTGCTGAATGGCAGGTCCTGTGTGATGATGCAAGGCCGGTTCCATATGTATGAAGGATACTCGCTGTCAAAG GTGACATTCCCAGTGAGAGTTTTCCGTCTTCTGGGTGTGGAAACTTTGGTGGTCACCAATGCTGCTGGAGGACTCAACCCCAATTTTGAAGTTGGAGATATTATGCTGATCCGGGATCACATCAACCTACCTGGTTTCAGTGGCCAGAACCCTCTCCGGGGCCCCAATGATGAAAG GTTTGGAGTTCGTTTTCCTGCCATGTCTGATGCTTATGACCGGGATATGAGGCAGAAGGCTTTCACTGCCTGGCAACAAATGGGGGAGCAACGAAAGCTACAAGAAGGCACCTACGTGATGTTGGCAGGCCCCAACTTTGAGACTGTGGCAGAGAGTCGTCTGCTCAAGATGCTGGGAGCAGATGCTGTTG GCATGAGCACAGTCCCAGAAGTTATCGTCGCAAGGCACTGTGGGCTCCGTGTCTTTGGTTTCTCACTCATTACGAACAAGGTTGTCATGGATTATGAGAACTTGGCGAAGGCCAATCACATGGAAGTTCTGGATGCCGGCAAAGCAGCTGCACAGACATTGGAAAGGTTTGTCTCCATTCTTATGGAGAGCATTCCACTCCCGGAGTGTGGCAGCTGA